GGATAATTTCAACGGTTCTGTATTGGTCGCCAAAAGCGGAAAGGTTGAATTACTTACTTATAAAGGTTTATCAAACCGACATTATGACATTCCTTTTTCCGATGAAACCAGGTTTCCTATTTTCTCACTTACCAAAACGTTTACTGCCGCTCTGATCATGCAGCTTTACGAACGGGGAAAAATTAATTTGGATGCTACTATTTCCACTTATTATCCCGAATACAAAGGTGAAGCCGCAACAAAGGCAACAATAAGAAACCTTCTTACCTACAGCAGCGGCAGAGATAACAAAGACCTCAGCTCACCCGAACTTATTCACCAGGCTTATGATAATACCATCTGGGATCTGGATGATTTCATTATGACTTACCTCTCTGAAAAACTGGTTGACAAGCCCGGCACGAAGTTCAGCTACAACAATGGTGACTTCATACTTCTCGGAAAGATTATTGAAAAAATATATCATCAGCCTTTTGAACAGGTTCTCAAAGAGCAGATCCTAATTCCGCTCAATATGCAGAACACCGGATTTCTGCATCATAATGATATTATTAAAAACATTGATGAAGGCTATTGTGCTGACGAAAAAGATGCTTTTGCTCTTCATACTCCTACCAATACTTATATTGACAATTTTTATTCGGCCGGAGCAATGTATTCCACTCCTAAAGATCTTCTTATTTTTGACCAGGCCATTTTCAGCCCTACTTTATTCAGCAAAAATACATTGCAAACCATGCTTACTCCCGATAAGAACCTTGAAGATACAGCTCTTGGTTTCTGGGTATATCCAAAACAGTTCGGATCAGTCAATACAATATTTGTAGAACGTCAGGGTGAAGGCTATGGGCATAGTGCCAACTGGGTTCACTTAACAGATAAAAACCTTACTTTAATTATTCTCTCCAATACAAAAGACATCAAATATCTGAATACAATGCGGGAGAAGTTGATTATGGCGTACTACGGTAAATAGTTAAGAGTTAAGAATTGAAAATGGAAAGTTGAGAGTGATGAGTTTTTGGTTATCATTTACAAATTTTAAATGAATGGTCTGTAATTATATTTAAAAAAAAGCTCATCACTCGCCATTTTTAATTTTCGAATTTCCATCTTCAACTTTCAATTCTCTCTCCAAAAGTTTTAATATATTTAAGAAAAAAATAGATGGAGAACAGTACTTCCCGCAGAAGTTTTATAAAAACTGCAACTTTGGCAAGCTTTGGAGCTTTGGTTTTACCCAATTCTTTATTTGCCTATTCCAATGATTTTAAAACTGATAAAAAAGTCCGTGTCGGCTTTATTGGAGTAGGGCTTCGCGGACAGGAACACGTAAAATTGCTGGCGAAACGCAGTGATGTAGAGATCATAGCTTTTGCGGACCCTGATAAAAGAATGCTTGCAGCCTCTCAAAAAATATTAAAAGACAATAATAAAACCGCTGCCCAGGAGTTTTCAAATGGTGAATACGACTATCGCAATCTTTTAAAATCAAAAGCAATAGATGCCGTTGTGATCGCTACTCCATGGGAATGGCATCTTACTCAGGGCGTTGAGGCAATGCGTGCTAAAAAGATTGTGGGAATGGAGGTTTCAGGAGCTATAAAGCTCCAGGACTGCTGGGAGTTTGTGAAGGTATATGAGGAAACCAAGGTTCCTATTTTCATGATGGAAAATGTCTGCTACAGAAGAGATATTATGGCTATTCTGAATATGGTACGTAAAGGAATGTTCGGAGAGCTGGTTCATGGAAGGGGCGGTTATCAGCATGATCTGAGAGGGGTTCTTTTCAATGACGGAGTTACGCCTTACAATTCAGGAACTGAATTTGGTGAGAAAGGTTTCAGTGAGGCAAAATGGAGAACCGAACATTATGTAAAACGTAACGGGGAGCTTTATCCTACTCATGGACTGGGCCCGGTTGCGATGATGATGGATATCAACCGGGGAAACCGTTTAACGAGATTATCTTCATTTTCTTCAAAATCGGTGGGACTGCATAAATATATTGTAGAACATCCTAAGGGAGGGGAAAATCACCCAAGTGCAAAAGTAAAATTCAACCAGGGAGATATTGTCACAACACAGATTGCCTGTGCCAATGGAGAAACAATACTTTTAACCCACGACACCAGCTTACAGAGACCTTATGATTTAGGATTCCGTGTACAGGGAACTGAAGGATTGTGGCAGGATTTCGGCTGGGGAGATTTCAACCAGGGGCACATCTATTTTGAAAAAACAATGAACCATACCCACCGTTGGGATAATACTGAAAAATGGATGAAAGAATATGATCATCCAATGTGGAAAAAGTTTGAGACTACCGCTGCCGGCGCAGGACATGGTGGAATGGATTTCTTTGTGATGAATACATTCATTGAGTGTATCAAACGAAATATAGAATTTCCGATGGATGTATATGACCTTGCTTTGTGGTATTCTATCACTCCATTGAGCGAAGAGTCTATTGCCAAAGGCGGCCAGGTAGTTGACATCCCTGATTTTACCAATGGAAAATGGAAAACCCGTAAACCTGTATTTGGAATGACCGATGAGTTCTAAGAAGACCTTACTTATATTAGCAGGAGGATTGGGCAGTCGTTACAAAGGCCTTAAGCAGGTAGACGGAATACTCAGCAATGGTTCTCCGATTATGGAATATTCTATTTTTGATGCTCTGGAAGCCGGCTTTAATAAAATTGTTATTATTGTCAATAAACTAATTCCTCAGAGTTATATTGAACGGCTCAATACCATATCTGAAACAAAAGAGTTTGAACTGCACTGGATCTATCAGGAAATCAACAGTATTCCGGTGCAGGGATTTGATTATTCTGAACGTGAAAAGCCATGGGGGACCGGTCACGCTGTTCTTTGTGCCAAATACACCATACAGGAACCCTTCGTGATGATCAATGCTGATGATTTTTATGGTAAAGAAGCCTATCAGATTGCGGCTCATGAAATTGACTATCATCATATTTCCGAGTCGCAGTTTGGCATGATTGCTTATCCCGTGGAAACCACATTAAGCGGTCATGGGGCGGTAGCAAGAGGAATCTGTACACTGGATGATAAAAATTATCTGATCACGGTAGATGAGCAGACTTCTATCCGAAAGATCAACAGCTCTATCATTTATACAGAGAATGAAAAAAACATAGAAATATCACCTGATACATTGGTATCAATGAATTTTTTCATTTTTCATCCCCGTATTTTCTGTTCATTAGAAGCCTATTTCTATGATTTTATAGAGTCTGACCCCAGTCCTGCACAGGAATTTTATATTCCTTCTGCTGTACAAAGAATGATGGATGAAAAAAAAGTAAAGGTTTTGGTAAAGTCCTCACCTTCAAAATGGATGGGCGTCACTTATGCTGATGATAAAAAGAATATTAAAGATTTTCTGACCGCAGAGATTCAAAAAAACAGATATCCGGAAAATGTATGGAAATAAATGATATTATTATCCAGTTTATAGGTTCAAATAATTACAGCCTCTCTCCTATCACTGAGGGGCTGATCAATACAACTTACCTTTTGGAAGATCTTGACCGGAAAGAAAAGTTTATCCTGCAAAAGATCAATCAAAATGTATTTAAACAGCCGGAGGTAGTCATCAAGAATCATGTAATGATTAATGAGCTTCTCAGGTCAAATAATTATCAATTTCAAATTATAGAACCTATCCCTTCCCTTACCCATCAACTTCTGGTAAAAGATTCAAATGGACAGTCATGGCGTATGCTAAGCTTCGTGGAAAACAGTATTACATTCCTTACTGCTCCATCTTTAGAGACCGCTTTTGAAGCAGCTAAAACCTTCAGTTATTTTCTTACCATCGTAAATACTGAAAAACTACCTGCTATTGAAGATACCCTTCCTGATTTTCTCAATTTTGAGAAAAGAGTAGCAGATTACAAAAATTCACTAAAAGACGCAGCTCCTCATTTAAGAAAAAATGCAAAGGCTGAAATAGAAATCACCAACCAACTTCTGTCCTTACCGGATCATTGGATAGAAATGGAGAAAAGCAATCAAATCCCGAAACGAATCATCCATGCAGATGTAAAAATAAGTAATATTCTCTTCGATCAAAATCATCATCCGTTAGCTGTAATTGATCTGGACACCATGATGATTTCTACTATTTTATATGATTTTGGAACGATGATCCAGTCCTATACCAATACAACCTATGAAGATGACGGAAGTGCCGAAAACAATTTCAACCCAGAAATGTATAAGGTTGTAAAAGAAGGCTTTTTATTCTATCTAAAGGAAAAATTGACGCCATCAGAATCTCAAAACCTTGATTATGCCGCACAAGTCGCCATTTATATTCAGGAGCTTCGTTTTTTAACCGATTACCTGAATGGGAGTACTTATTATTCTACAAAATATTCTGAACATAATTTGGACCGGACTAAGAATCAGCTTCAGTTGTTGAAAGGGTTGAGAGAATATCTTGGAAGTGAATAAACTACAAAATATTTTTAACACTTTAGTTATTTTAAGTATTTTAAAATTACAATATTCTAACGCTCTCATACAAGAAACTCAATAATCCTTTTCCATTCTTCAATCTTTTTTTCAAAGGAAACTGTATGAAGCGGGCTCGTTGAGGGCAATAAAATAACTGGCAGCCTGTAATTTTTTCCCAAGAGTTTCTGCAAATTTTTATAAGATTTTCCGCCATTACAAAAAATCACTTTGATATTTGGGTGGTTTTCCAGTAATTCTGCAATCTGATTGGCTTCTTCATTTTTAATTTCTGAATCCAGGCTTCCTTTTCTTTCACAAGAGTCAATGACATCCCAGAGGGCAATATGATGTTTCTTTATGGTTTCAATTCTTTGCGTATAATCTTCGGTAAAATCTTCCTTCAGCAGTTCAAAAATGATCTTCCAGAATTTGTTTTGCGGATGGGCGTAATATTGCTGCATTTCCAGCGATTTCACTCCGGGAATGGATCCTAAGATCAAAATTGCAGACTGATCATCAATAATTGCAGAAAATGAAGAAATCCGGTTTTGCATATTCAAATATATAAATTTTGGTTAAAGCCATTTGAATTTTTAATCATAAAAAAACGGGCCAAAGCCCGTTTCTATTGATATTAGAATTAATGTTAATTCTTAATTTTTAATTCTCCATTAATTATTAAAGTGTTTCCTTCAGCCAATCGAAGAATTCTCTCTGCCATACTAATCCGTTTTGTGGATGAAGTACCCAGTGATTTTCGTTCGGGAAATACACCAGTTTAGATTTCAGTCCTTTTAGTATTGCAGCCTGAAAAGCTTCCTGCCCCTGTTCGTACGGTACACGGAAATCTATTCCTCCCTGAACGATCATAATCGGCTTATTCCACTTTTCTACGAAGTTACTTGGGTTAAATTCTGTATATGCTTTGGGCAATGGTTTTTCCCACGGTGAACCTAGATCCCAGTTGGCAAACCAAAGTTCTTCTGTAGTAAGGTACCACGATTTCATATCAAATAATCCGTCGTGTGCAATGAATGTTTTGAATCTGTTTTCATGAATTCCTGCCAGCATAAATACGCTGTATCCTCCATAACTTGCTCCTACAGCAGCTACTCTTTCTCCATCTACGTATGGTAATGTTTTAGCATAATCTGTTGCAGATAGATAATCTCTCATTGGCTGCCCTCCCCAGTCTTTAGAAATATCTTCATTCCATTTCGTACCCCATCCCGGCATACCTCTTCTGTTTGGAGCTACTACGATATAACCGTTTGCGGTCATCAGGGCAAAGTTCCATCTTACGCTGAAGTATTGTGTCAGTGCAGACTGTGGACCTCCCTGGCAGTATACCAACGTAGGATATTTTTTGTTCGGATCAAAGTTGGGCGGATAGTGGAACCATACTCCCATTTCTTTCCCGTCTGAGGTTTTTACCATTTTCAGTTCAGATTTCCCCTGGGCTAATTTAGCATAAGCATCTTTGTTAGCTTCGGTCACCTGCTTCATTTCTCCATTTTTAAGGTTCACAGAGAATAGTTCTGTAGCATGGTTTACATCTGTTCTTCCTACTACAAGGGAAGATTTATTATCTGTAAAGATTTCATTAACGTCAAAGTCTCCTTTGGTAATCTGCTGTACTTTTGAAGATTTTGAATCTAAAGAGAAAAGTTGTTTTGTTCCTCTGTATGCAGCAGTGAAGTAGATTGTTTTTGAATCTGCTCCCCAAAGAACATCTCCTGAAACACTTTCATCCCAGGCGGAAGTAAGATTTGTTGTTTTCCCAGACTTCCAATCCATGATTTTCACATCATTTTTATCCGCCTCATAGCCGTCTCTTGCCATACTTTGCCACACCAAAGATTTCCCATCCGGGCTGAACTTAGGGTTAACATCATAGCCTTTGTTTGATTCTGTCAGGTTTTTAGTAGTTCCTGAAGCCATATCATAAGCAAAGATGTCTGTATTTGTACTGGTTGAGTATTCTTTACCGCTTTTAGGTTTTGTAACGTATAAAAGCTGTGCAGAATCCGGGCTCCAGATAAAATCTTCAGCACCCCCGAAAGGTCTCTGAGGTGAATCCCATGTTTTTCCTTCCAAAAGATCCTTGGCTGCATCTGCTTTATCGGAAATATTCACTACAAATACATGGTTGTATTTTCCTTCGTTGTAGTAATCCCAATGTCTGTGGTTCAGATCTGTATATACCTGAGCAGTGGTTTTAGGAGTATCAGCATATTTATCTTTTCCCATTAATTTTTCTACCAAAACCTGCTTGCTGAACGCTATTTTTTTACCATCCGGAGAGATAACGATATTGTCAGCTTCTCCGATTGTATAAAATTCTGTCCAGGTTTTTCCGGTATCTTTAGAAAGATAGATCTTGTCCCCTTCCTGCGCATAAATACCGTTCTTATCCCACTGAATCAGCGCTTTTTTGCCGAAATCGATTTTAGAGGACTGATTATTAAGAACATTTAGAAAATAGTTCTCACTTTTTGTTTTCTCTGTTTTCAGATCTACCTGTCCAACTTTATAAATAAGGGAAGCCTGATCCGGTGAAACTGCCTGTACTCCTACTTTTTTCAAAGTCCAAAGAATTTCAGGCGTCATTAGTTGTTGTGCGTTCATTAAAAGCGGAGCTGCCAGAGCCAGCAGACTGTACTTAAGTTTCATATGTTGCTATTCATTTTTAACGGAGCTATGAGATGCGAGTGATTTCATAAATCCTTTTATTAAATTCAAAGATTGCCAAAGTTAACTATTAAAATAAAATGAACGAAAGAATTAACATTTAAGTTTTCTAAAAATGAAATAAATGATTTATGCTCTGGTAAATTTTTATAATTTTATAAAAACTAAACTAATACCCATTTTCATGAAAAAAATCTCTCTTCTTGCGTCATTCTTTTTATCATCATTGTTTTTTTCGCAGATAACGATAAGTCCTTATGCCAATCATTATAATACTTCTTATCAGGCCACTATTACGGGAAACGGAACGATTTATTATACTACTGACGGAAGCACACCAACACTAAGTTCAAGTTCGGCAACCAACAGTGTGGAAATTCCTATTAACCAGAATAAAGAGATCAAGGCATTTCTCGTTAACGGACAGGGGGCATCTTCAGCTGTAATCAGTAAAAAATATTATACCGGAAGTATTCCTACTGCTGATATTTATTTTAAAGCTCCTACTACATGGACATCCGGAAGCTGTGTAATGATTGATATGGTTAACCCAAATTCAATTAACGGATTTGTAATAGATGCTTTTTGGCCGGGAGTGACAATGCAGCCTGCAGGATGCGAAGGCTGGTACAAGATCAACAGAAATTTTGAAAATGCCAATGTAAGTTTTAATAACTGCTTCCCTTATGAAAATTTTCCTCAAGCGATCAGTACCGGTATGATCCCGGCGGGAAGTACTTTGTACTATGATTTTACGGATGGAATTATCTCTACTCCGCCTTCATGCTTGTTTTTAGGAAGTAAGGAAATTCTACCCAAAGGTAAAGATGTTTTGATCAAGGTTTATCCAAATCCTGTTTCAGATATTTTAAAAGTAAATACAGACAGGCCTTTCCAGGAATACGAGATTATAGATGTTAACGGAAAAACAGTATCAAAGGATCAGTTTACAAAAGAAATTTCTATCAATCATCTTATTTCAGGAAATTATTTCCTAAAACTTAAAGATGCACAGGGCGATTTGGTTTTACTGAAATTCATTAAGAAATAAAAGAATACATCCATTATTACAGCAATGAAGGATTATATTTAATAAAAAAGAAAGAGTTCTGTACAGTACAGAACTCTTTCTTTTTAAAATATTATTTATTTTTTTCTAATCTCCATCTGAAAACATTGAGTTGGCCAGAGAAGTGACAAGAGATAATAGTATACTAAAGATAAATGCCCACCAGAAGCCATCCACAACCATACTGTCTATGAAGTAGTCTGCAATCAGAACAATCGCAGCATTGATCACCAATGCAAAGAATCCTAAGGTGATAATCGTCAATGGAAGTCCGAAAAGACTTAAAACAGGTTTCACAAATATATTCAGGACCCCTAATACAATGGCAAAAATGATTGCTGAAGAGAATGCTTCAAAATGTACTCCCGGTAAAATTTTGGTTAAAAGGTATGCAACTATGGCTGTCACAAACAATCTGATAATTAAGTTCATTTCGTTAATTTTTTAATGTTTATGGGGGTTATTGAGCAAAAGCCATTCCATTTCAATATTTTTTTTTTCACAAAACCCTTTATTCATGGATATTTGTTCGGTAATACCATGACTTTATTTTATTTTCATCATTGTAACCAGAGAAGTAGCAACATGACTTTCTGAAGATGTTTTTTCATCCAAAACATAAATTTCTGTCCTTATTACACTGATCTTTGCTCCACCTTTTATGACATACGATCTGGAAATAAGAGCATCTCCTATTGCAGGGCGGAGGTAATTTACTTTCAGCTCCACGGTTACTACATAACAGTCTTCGGGATAGTGGCTTACTGCGGCATATCCGGAAGAAACATCCACCAATGATGCAATCATAGCTCCATTGAACATCCCTGCTTTTCGGGTCATCAGTTCCATTTTGGGAATTTTCATGGAGATAAAATCCGTTTCTACTTCCAGTAATTCTGCTTTATAGAACTTCAGGGTTTCTGAGCGTTCAAAGCTGTCTGTAATGAGTTTTATTTTTTCTGGTGTCATGAATTTATTTTTAAACAAAGGTAAGTGCTATAGTATTTTCACTCAATTATATTTGGAAATATAAGCAAAAATTATACAAAAGAGCCGTTTCACAAGTCACGGAAACGGCTCTTCATCTGCGTTTTCACACGCTATCTCAAACTAACAATAACTCTTCAGAGGCGGTTGAAGTTTTCAGATGATAATCTTCCTTAATCATATCAGCAGCTTTTTCTCCAATCATAATTGCAGGGGCATTGGTATTTCCGGAAACTACATCCGGCATAATGGAAGCATCTGCTACGCGGAGTCCTTTTACACCATATACTTTTAACCTGGGATCAACCACGGAATGGCTGTCTATACCCATTTTACAGGTTCCGGTCATATGATGATAGGTAGAACATGATTTTTTGATATAATCAATCACTTCTTCTTTGGTTTTACCTTCCCCCGGATAAATTTCACCGTCATTCCATTCTTTCATCGCTTCTGTCCTTCCCATTTCACGACAGATTTCTACACAGCGGTAAAGGGCTTCAAGATCGGATTCTTCAGAAAGATACATCGGATTAATTTCCGGCGGTGCAGAAGAATCGGAAGAGGTCAGTTTAATATATCCCTTACTGGCAGGTCTGATAAATCCGGCACAGAAAGTAAACGCATTTTCAGGACCTGTGAATCCGGGACTGTAATAAGGAAGTCCCATAAACAAAGGCTGCAGATCAGGGAAAACCATTTCTTCTCTGCTTTTCCAGAATAGCTGTGCTTCCAGCAAATTGGCTTCCGGAGCTGGAATTTCTTTTTTAGCTTTAAAAATAACGCTCGTCAAAAGGTGATCCTGAAGATTTTTACCTACTCCCTTCAAATCCTTTATTACTGAAATACCCACTGATTCCAGCTCTTCTTTATCTCCAATCCCTGAAATCATCAGAAGTTTGGCAGATTCTATAGTTCCACAGGATACAATGACTTCTTTATCTGCTCTTGCTTCCAGTACTTCTCCATTTCTTAGGTACTGAATTCCTACACACTGGTTTCCTTCAAACAATAACTTTTGCCCCATGGCATTGGTTTGAATATCCAAATTCGGGCGGGATTTAACAGGATCTAAAAATGCTTTTGCTGTAGAGCATCTTTTGCCGTCTTTTCCTACGCTCAGATGATTAAGCCCCGCTCCCCAGATTTCTTTATTAAAATCATCTGTTAAAGGGTATCCCAGTTCTTTACAGGCTTCGATCGCACTTATTGAAATTGCGTTCGGATGCTTGATACGGCTTACAAAAAGCGGTCCTTCCCCTCCATGCACCTGATCTTCACCGTCTTCATGAGTTTCTGATTTTTTAAAATAAGGCAAAACACTTTCCCAGTCCCAGCCCACACATCCGTTATAGGCCCAGTGGTCATAATCCTGCTGGTGGCCTCTGATATAGATCATTCCATTGATAGAGCTTGAACCTCCCAATGTTTTACCGCGAGGCCAATACCGGGAATTTCCTCCCGCACTTTCCTGCGCAACGGTTTGATAGGCCCAGTCTCTTTCGGTATTCCATATGGCAGGCCAGCCTGACTGGTCCTGAACTTCAGAAACCTGATCATCCGGTCCTGCTTCCAACAGGAGTACATTTATATTTTCATTTTCACTTAATCTATTGGCTACTACAGCTCCTGCCGAACCGGATCCGACAACTATAAAATCGTATTTCATGAGTTTTAATTTGATTTGTTACTTTTTGATACTGATTACTTTAGGAACCGTTACCGCTTTTAAGCCTTCGATTCCGAATTCTACGCCATAACCGGATTTTTTTGCACCCCCAAATGGAACAAAAGGGTTAATAGCACCGTGCTGATTGATCCACACCGTTCCTGCTTCCAGTTGAGCAGCCACTTTCTGTGCCTGGTCAAGATCATCGCTCCATACTGAGGCCCCCAATCCATTTTCCGAATCATTAGCTTTACTGATCGCTTCTTCTAGCGTTTTGTATTTAATAATTGGCAGAACCGGCCCGAATTGCTCTTCATCTACGATTCTATCACCATTATCAACATTTCCAACAAGGGTTACCGGAATGAAATACCCCTCCAGATCCGGCTTCTGTCCCTTAAATAGGAAATCTGCCCCTATGTTTTCGGAATCAAGGATAAGATCATGGATTTTATCGTACTGCATTTTATTCTGTATAGGCCCCAAAACAGAAGTTTCCTCTGCTCCGTTCCCCATTGGAATATGAGAAGAATATTCCGCCAGTGCATTCACGACTTTTTCATAGTCATCTTGATGTACATAGAGTCTTTTCAGGCAGGCACAAGTCTGGCCCATATTTAGAAAGGCACCCCAGAAAAGATTTTCTATATGCTTTGCCACATCAAGTCCCGGTACAATAATTCCTGCATCATTCCCGCCGCACTCCAGTGTTAAGCGTGCCATATTTTTAGCAGAAGCTTCAATTACTTTTTTCCCTGTGGCAATAGAGCCTGTAAACATTATTTTTCCGATTTCCGGATGTGAGGTAAGGTAACCTCCCACTTCACCTCTGCCGGTAACGACCTGTAATAAATCTTCCGGAAGTACAGTATTGATCACTCTGATCATTTCCAGACTGCAGAACGTTGTATATTCTGAGGGTTTTATAATCACGGCATTCCCCATTCTCAGAGACGGAATGATCTGCCAGATCGCAATCATCAAGGGCCAGTTCCATGGAGCAATGGCTGCTACAACGCCAATTGGGTTTCTGTATAGAATGTCTTTTCTGGTTTCGTCTTCAAAAACAATTTCTTCCGGTAAATCCAGAGAGGCCGGAACCTGCGTCCAGCCTACACAAGCCTGCATTTCAAAATTGGCTCCCGGACCGCTGAGAGGTTTCCCCTGTTCTCGTGTGATCCATTCTGCAAGATGTTTTGAATTGTTTTGTAAGGCTTCCGCCACTTTCAGTAAGATTTCCTTTCTTTCCTCATCTGGCCTTGCTGACCATAGCTTTTGGGCTTTTTTTGCTTTTCCGATTTTGGCTTCTATCTCTTCCACGGAAGTATTGGCAACTTCACCAATAACCTCTAAAGTAGAGGGGTTTAAGGATAAAAAAGCAGTATCTACGGTATTGGCTTTTTCTATGAATGATGTATTTTCCATTGTTCTAAATAATTTTGTATTTTACATACCCCGAAAATGACGAAAACATGATATAAATCATTTGCTTATTCTCTATATTTTTTAACCTAAACTCTATGCTATAATGGAAAAGATCGAAGAAAGAACTGTTTTCAGTATTCCTTTCGGAGAATTGAATGTATTCGAAACGAACGTAGTATGCCATGATTTCCCTTTCTTTTTTGAAAAACCTGTGATCACTCTTATGCTGAGTGGTAATAAGATTATTCGAAGTGAGGAAGAAACTTTTGAGTTTAATGAGAGAAGTGTGTTTATTCCGCCCTGCAATAAAGAGCTGAGCATAGACATCCATCCTGTTTTCCGGGAGCCTACGAAGTGTCTGG
This genomic window from Chryseobacterium sp. MEBOG06 contains:
- a CDS encoding serine hydrolase domain-containing protein, encoding MKKTLSGLLLMMIHLAYPQIQKVRQVIDSCVKKDNFNGSVLVAKSGKVELLTYKGLSNRHYDIPFSDETRFPIFSLTKTFTAALIMQLYERGKINLDATISTYYPEYKGEAATKATIRNLLTYSSGRDNKDLSSPELIHQAYDNTIWDLDDFIMTYLSEKLVDKPGTKFSYNNGDFILLGKIIEKIYHQPFEQVLKEQILIPLNMQNTGFLHHNDIIKNIDEGYCADEKDAFALHTPTNTYIDNFYSAGAMYSTPKDLLIFDQAIFSPTLFSKNTLQTMLTPDKNLEDTALGFWVYPKQFGSVNTIFVERQGEGYGHSANWVHLTDKNLTLIILSNTKDIKYLNTMREKLIMAYYGK
- a CDS encoding Gfo/Idh/MocA family protein — encoded protein: MENSTSRRSFIKTATLASFGALVLPNSLFAYSNDFKTDKKVRVGFIGVGLRGQEHVKLLAKRSDVEIIAFADPDKRMLAASQKILKDNNKTAAQEFSNGEYDYRNLLKSKAIDAVVIATPWEWHLTQGVEAMRAKKIVGMEVSGAIKLQDCWEFVKVYEETKVPIFMMENVCYRRDIMAILNMVRKGMFGELVHGRGGYQHDLRGVLFNDGVTPYNSGTEFGEKGFSEAKWRTEHYVKRNGELYPTHGLGPVAMMMDINRGNRLTRLSSFSSKSVGLHKYIVEHPKGGENHPSAKVKFNQGDIVTTQIACANGETILLTHDTSLQRPYDLGFRVQGTEGLWQDFGWGDFNQGHIYFEKTMNHTHRWDNTEKWMKEYDHPMWKKFETTAAGAGHGGMDFFVMNTFIECIKRNIEFPMDVYDLALWYSITPLSEESIAKGGQVVDIPDFTNGKWKTRKPVFGMTDEF
- a CDS encoding NDP-sugar synthase, encoding MSSKKTLLILAGGLGSRYKGLKQVDGILSNGSPIMEYSIFDALEAGFNKIVIIVNKLIPQSYIERLNTISETKEFELHWIYQEINSIPVQGFDYSEREKPWGTGHAVLCAKYTIQEPFVMINADDFYGKEAYQIAAHEIDYHHISESQFGMIAYPVETTLSGHGAVARGICTLDDKNYLITVDEQTSIRKINSSIIYTENEKNIEISPDTLVSMNFFIFHPRIFCSLEAYFYDFIESDPSPAQEFYIPSAVQRMMDEKKVKVLVKSSPSKWMGVTYADDKKNIKDFLTAEIQKNRYPENVWK
- a CDS encoding phosphotransferase enzyme family protein, which gives rise to MEINDIIIQFIGSNNYSLSPITEGLINTTYLLEDLDRKEKFILQKINQNVFKQPEVVIKNHVMINELLRSNNYQFQIIEPIPSLTHQLLVKDSNGQSWRMLSFVENSITFLTAPSLETAFEAAKTFSYFLTIVNTEKLPAIEDTLPDFLNFEKRVADYKNSLKDAAPHLRKNAKAEIEITNQLLSLPDHWIEMEKSNQIPKRIIHADVKISNILFDQNHHPLAVIDLDTMMISTILYDFGTMIQSYTNTTYEDDGSAENNFNPEMYKVVKEGFLFYLKEKLTPSESQNLDYAAQVAIYIQELRFLTDYLNGSTYYSTKYSEHNLDRTKNQLQLLKGLREYLGSE
- a CDS encoding DNA-deoxyinosine glycosylase; protein product: MQNRISSFSAIIDDQSAILILGSIPGVKSLEMQQYYAHPQNKFWKIIFELLKEDFTEDYTQRIETIKKHHIALWDVIDSCERKGSLDSEIKNEEANQIAELLENHPNIKVIFCNGGKSYKNLQKLLGKNYRLPVILLPSTSPLHTVSFEKKIEEWKRIIEFLV
- a CDS encoding S9 family peptidase; translated protein: MKLKYSLLALAAPLLMNAQQLMTPEILWTLKKVGVQAVSPDQASLIYKVGQVDLKTEKTKSENYFLNVLNNQSSKIDFGKKALIQWDKNGIYAQEGDKIYLSKDTGKTWTEFYTIGEADNIVISPDGKKIAFSKQVLVEKLMGKDKYADTPKTTAQVYTDLNHRHWDYYNEGKYNHVFVVNISDKADAAKDLLEGKTWDSPQRPFGGAEDFIWSPDSAQLLYVTKPKSGKEYSTSTNTDIFAYDMASGTTKNLTESNKGYDVNPKFSPDGKSLVWQSMARDGYEADKNDVKIMDWKSGKTTNLTSAWDESVSGDVLWGADSKTIYFTAAYRGTKQLFSLDSKSSKVQQITKGDFDVNEIFTDNKSSLVVGRTDVNHATELFSVNLKNGEMKQVTEANKDAYAKLAQGKSELKMVKTSDGKEMGVWFHYPPNFDPNKKYPTLVYCQGGPQSALTQYFSVRWNFALMTANGYIVVAPNRRGMPGWGTKWNEDISKDWGGQPMRDYLSATDYAKTLPYVDGERVAAVGASYGGYSVFMLAGIHENRFKTFIAHDGLFDMKSWYLTTEELWFANWDLGSPWEKPLPKAYTEFNPSNFVEKWNKPIMIVQGGIDFRVPYEQGQEAFQAAILKGLKSKLVYFPNENHWVLHPQNGLVWQREFFDWLKETL
- a CDS encoding chitobiase/beta-hexosaminidase C-terminal domain-containing protein, with the translated sequence MKKISLLASFFLSSLFFSQITISPYANHYNTSYQATITGNGTIYYTTDGSTPTLSSSSATNSVEIPINQNKEIKAFLVNGQGASSAVISKKYYTGSIPTADIYFKAPTTWTSGSCVMIDMVNPNSINGFVIDAFWPGVTMQPAGCEGWYKINRNFENANVSFNNCFPYENFPQAISTGMIPAGSTLYYDFTDGIISTPPSCLFLGSKEILPKGKDVLIKVYPNPVSDILKVNTDRPFQEYEIIDVNGKTVSKDQFTKEISINHLISGNYFLKLKDAQGDLVLLKFIKK
- a CDS encoding phage holin family protein, with the translated sequence MNLIIRLFVTAIVAYLLTKILPGVHFEAFSSAIIFAIVLGVLNIFVKPVLSLFGLPLTIITLGFFALVINAAIVLIADYFIDSMVVDGFWWAFIFSILLSLVTSLANSMFSDGD
- a CDS encoding PaaI family thioesterase; its protein translation is MTPEKIKLITDSFERSETLKFYKAELLEVETDFISMKIPKMELMTRKAGMFNGAMIASLVDVSSGYAAVSHYPEDCYVVTVELKVNYLRPAIGDALISRSYVIKGGAKISVIRTEIYVLDEKTSSESHVATSLVTMMKIK